In Clostridia bacterium, the DNA window GCCTCCGGGCAGGTGGTCTGGGACGCCCGGCAGCATGACAACGCCCGGTGCGAAGCCATGCTGGACCAAATCGCCCGGAACATGAGCAGCCGCTATCCCAACTGGGAAGGCACTTACGTGGAAAACGCTTTCCCGGTGATGGATGAACGGGGTCAAGTGGGGGAAGTCATCATCGGCTATTACGGCCCCTATTTCTTCAACGAAGCGGACCTGGCCTTCATTAATAACATGAACCGGCTCCTGATCGGTGTCGGCGCCTTTTCCCTGGCCCTGTCCATCCTCTTTGGCACGGTGATGGCAGAAAAATTGAGCACCCCCATCGGCCGGGTCATCACCACCGCCCAGATGATTGCCAAGGGATACTACGACGACCGGGTCACCGAGACCTCCAGCACGAAAGAAATTGCCCAGCTCACCGAAACTATTAACCACCTGGCGGAAACCTTAGAGAAACAGGAGCGCTTGCGCAAGCAGCTCACCGCCGACGTGGCCCATGAACTGAGGACGCCTTTGGCCACCTTGCAAAGCCACATGGAGGCCATGATTGACGGCATCTGGCAGCCCGACCCAGAAAGGCTCAAAAGCTGTCACGAAGAGATCGTGCGCATTAGCCGCCTGGTGGGGGATCTAGAGAAGCTAGCTAAATACGAAGGGGAAAACCTGGTGCTTACCAAGACCACTTTCGATGTGGCGGAATTGGCCCGGCACCTCCTCCAGAATTTCGAGACGGAATTTGCCGAAAAAGGCATTGCTCTCCGGTTTACCGGGGAAAAAGAAGTCATCAACGCCGATAAGGATAAAATCAGTCAGGTGATCGTCAACCTTCTCTCCAATGCCCTGAAATACACGCCGCCCGGGGGCACCGTGGAAGTCTCCGTGCAAGGTGATGCCCAAAGGGCGGAGATCCGGGTGAAAGACAGCGGCGCCGGTATTGCCCCGGAGGACCTGCCCTACATTTTCGAACGCTTCTACCGGGCCGATAAATCGAGAAACCGCTTGACCGGCGGCGCCGGCATCGGCCTTACCATCACCAAGGCCATCGTGGACGCCCACAATGGCACCATCCAGGTCCACAGCCGGGTGAACGAGGGCACGGAGTTCCTCGTTTCCTTGCCCAAGCAGCCGGGGTAGGCGTCTCGCGATCACCTGCAGATAAAGCCGCAAAGACGGAGGCCCCTCTCCCCCACAGCCATCGCTCATGATCCTTCCACCGGGCCAGGGAGCCGCTGCACCGCCCCCGGTGCGGCCCGGGAGCCATCCTTTTTGCGGCGGCACCGGTACCGCAGCGTGCCGATTTGTTACAATATGCCAATAAAAAAATAAAGGATTGTCTTAGTTCTTATTGAATTAATACTTAACTATACTTAACTAGTTATAGAATTGGGTTTGTGGGAGCATTATGGATCTAAAAACAGTCATGTTACTGCTGGCAGTCGGTTCCTACCTGCTGGGATTGCTGTTGATATTTCTTAGATATAAAAAGAGCAATCCCCAGAAAATTCCTTTCTGGATTGAAGCCAAACTGCTGCAGGGAACCGGCTCTCTCTTGCTGTATTTCAGAACCGGTGTCTTCGACGGTTTAACCCTGGTCGCCAATATCATGCTGCTGTTAGGTGGTGCCTACGAAGCCTGGGCCGTCCGGGTTTTGTGCCGGAAGCCGGTACCGCCCCGGTTCCACCTGTCCCTATCAGCCGCCATCATCTGCGCCGGCGTCGCCAGTCAGCTCATGGTGGAACCCTACCGGCTAGGCTTCCTTTTCCTTCTTCAGAGCATCCTCTACTTCTTGACCAGCCTCTTCTTGCTCTGCAAACCCCACATTAGACGTTCCTTACAATTAATTCTCAGCGGGAGCTACTGCTTTACCGGGGGAGTCTTCTTGCTGAATGCCATTCTCTGTCTTGGTTTTCCCGACTATGCGCAAGCCCAAGGCAGCGATGTAATTTTCAGCATCATACCGCTGGCGACCTTTTTCATCTTCCTGGCCAGCGGTTTCATCCTGCTGATGCTGGCGAAAGAAAAAAGCGACCAGCTGGCCTGGCAAATGGAAAAAAGCCTGCTGGAGGCCGAGCGGCGTTTCCAGCGCATTGTGGAGACGGCCATCGAGGGCATCCTCATTTTGGACCCAAATTATATGATTACTTTTGCCAATCCTAAAATGGCTTCTGCGCTGGGCTACTATGTGGAGCAAATCATAGGCAGGTCATTTATATCCCTCTTCCCTCCCGGTGACTTGGCGGAGCAAAAATACACCAGGTTCTTCAGCCATGATGACGATACCCTGGTCTACGAATGCCGCCTTTTGCGGCGAGACGGGCGCAAGCACTGGTTCCTGGTGTCCGCCAAAGCTGTTTACGATGAGGAGGGACACCTGGAAGGGTACGTGGCCATGTTAACGGACATCCACGAGCGCAAGGAAATGGAGCTGATGCTGGAGGAATCCAATCGCCTGCTGGCGGAACTGAGCAACACGGACGGCTTGACGGGCATAGCCAACCGGCGGTGTTTTGACGCGACCCTAGAAAGCGAGTACCTCAGGTTAAAACGCACCAATTCCAAACTGTCCGTCATTCTCCTGGACATTGATTATTTCAAGGAATTCAATGACTGCTACGGCCATGTCAGCGGCGATGAGTGCCTGCGCCGGATTGGCAAAGTCTTAACTGGATCCGTGACCCGTTCCCTGGATTTGGCGGCCCGTTACGGCGGGGAAGAATTTGCCTGCATACTCCCTGATACGGATCTTACCGGTGCCGTGCACGTGGCGGAAAGAATCCGGCAAAGGATCCACGGGCTGCAGATTGAACACAAAAAATCACCGGTGGCCCCCTATGTGACCGCCAGCTTCGGCGTCACCACGGTGCAGTATTCCCCGGACAAATCCCTGGCCGACATCATCGCAGCGGCGGATAAGCTTTTGTACAAAGCCAAAGCCTCCGGCCGCGACCGGATTGAATTCGCCGAGCTCAGCGGATAAAAAAAAGAAGCCAGCGAGTGGCTTCCATTAACGGCTGTAGCTCTCTTTACGAACGCTAAATACCGAAATGAATGACGTATTTGCCTTGCTCTTTGGCGCGTCGGACCAAGGAAATCAAGGCAGCGTATGCATCTTGATCGTAAGAGGATAGCACCTTGATAACCGGGTCCATGGATTCAGGCGGTATCAGGGTGATGCCGTCATAGGCAAGACCCTTGGCCGGTCTTTGCAGGGTGTGCCAATAACAATCGACACCTTGCAACTCCCCCAGAATTGGTTCAATTAGATCATCATCAACCTGAATGCAATTAAACAGCTCCGGCTCATAAGTATCAAACCGTTCTTCATGCCCCGGCGCCCTGGGCATAATGCCAAATTCATGTTTGGCCATGGTAATGTACTCCCCTCAATAGAGCGAAATAATGCTTTCAGCGACAAAGCACGATGGTCATAGCGCTTGTCAAACAAGACAAGCTAAAGGTGGCCTGGACTCATAGCGCTTCCTTTTTCAGCTTTTCGATAAACGGAAGGTCCGCCGGAGAAAAATCGTAGTCATCAAGTTCCTCCGGCTTGACCCACTTGATTTGCTCATGTTCCGTCAATCTAAGATCACCGCCGGTCCAGCTGGCCTTATAGGCAAGCAGGCGTATTGGCCCTATATCATAATGGTATACGCTCTCCCCGAAAAACCCGTCCACGGCGATTTCAATCCCCAGCTCTTCCCGGATTTCCCGTTTCAAGCATTCCTCCGGGGTTTCCCCGGGCTCCACCTTTCCGCCGGGGAATTCCCATTTACCGGCGAGCCTTAAACCTTGTGCCCTTTGAGCGATTAACACTTTCCCATGACTAATGATAATTGCAGCAGCAACTAATTTCATGTCCCTGTACGTCCTTTCCATCATTATTGGCACTATTTCGGCGTCCAAGATTGTGTCCGCATGTCCGTACAAGCCGAAGAAAATACCTACGGCAGAGGAAAAACCAATAGCCAGCACCACCGGTTACCAGAACAAGACCGGCGGCACGGATCCGCAAGTGGTGGCCAACAATTACTATCCATGTGAGACTAATGGTAGGGCACGGCTTACACGGCTTAGATGGTGTGAGCGTTGTCTTTCCTTGCAGTTAACACCAGTTCCATTACTCCTCATCAAAGTCCTTTAGGTTCTTACGCTGCTCCTCGGCTCCCGTCCTTTTTTCCAATACCTTCGCCCAAGTTTTTTCCGTTTCATACTGCAGGAATTTGTATAGAGGCATCAAATCCTCGGTTTCATCATACTTTTGGAGACATTCATAGTAGAGCCCCTTGTCCTCATCGTAAATGATCAGGGGCGGATAATTCTTAATCATGAGATAGTAATTCAACAATGTCCTACC includes these proteins:
- a CDS encoding HAMP domain-containing protein; this translates as ASGQVVWDARQHDNARCEAMLDQIARNMSSRYPNWEGTYVENAFPVMDERGQVGEVIIGYYGPYFFNEADLAFINNMNRLLIGVGAFSLALSILFGTVMAEKLSTPIGRVITTAQMIAKGYYDDRVTETSSTKEIAQLTETINHLAETLEKQERLRKQLTADVAHELRTPLATLQSHMEAMIDGIWQPDPERLKSCHEEIVRISRLVGDLEKLAKYEGENLVLTKTTFDVAELARHLLQNFETEFAEKGIALRFTGEKEVINADKDKISQVIVNLLSNALKYTPPGGTVEVSVQGDAQRAEIRVKDSGAGIAPEDLPYIFERFYRADKSRNRLTGGAGIGLTITKAIVDAHNGTIQVHSRVNEGTEFLVSLPKQPG
- a CDS encoding diguanylate cyclase produces the protein MDLKTVMLLLAVGSYLLGLLLIFLRYKKSNPQKIPFWIEAKLLQGTGSLLLYFRTGVFDGLTLVANIMLLLGGAYEAWAVRVLCRKPVPPRFHLSLSAAIICAGVASQLMVEPYRLGFLFLLQSILYFLTSLFLLCKPHIRRSLQLILSGSYCFTGGVFLLNAILCLGFPDYAQAQGSDVIFSIIPLATFFIFLASGFILLMLAKEKSDQLAWQMEKSLLEAERRFQRIVETAIEGILILDPNYMITFANPKMASALGYYVEQIIGRSFISLFPPGDLAEQKYTRFFSHDDDTLVYECRLLRRDGRKHWFLVSAKAVYDEEGHLEGYVAMLTDIHERKEMELMLEESNRLLAELSNTDGLTGIANRRCFDATLESEYLRLKRTNSKLSVILLDIDYFKEFNDCYGHVSGDECLRRIGKVLTGSVTRSLDLAARYGGEEFACILPDTDLTGAVHVAERIRQRIHGLQIEHKKSPVAPYVTASFGVTTVQYSPDKSLADIIAAADKLLYKAKASGRDRIEFAELSG
- the mutT gene encoding 8-oxo-dGTP diphosphatase MutT yields the protein MKLVAAAIIISHGKVLIAQRAQGLRLAGKWEFPGGKVEPGETPEECLKREIREELGIEIAVDGFFGESVYHYDIGPIRLLAYKASWTGGDLRLTEHEQIKWVKPEELDDYDFSPADLPFIEKLKKEAL